Sequence from the Penaeus vannamei isolate JL-2024 chromosome 25, ASM4276789v1, whole genome shotgun sequence genome:
ATATTCTTGGGTAACCACTAAATCGCTTTCTTAAATAAATCTGTGCAGAATATATGAGGTTATCATAAAATGTTCAAATAATGAAACATCTGCATTTTGTCTTACAGGAGAATGTTTTCATAAAACAGATTACAGAAACTTTGGCCTGTAGGTGTAGATtttgagaataaaataaaatgattcaAGGAACATGTTTGAAAATACCACTGTCTAGATGAAAATCAAAATCAACCGGATATATTAATTTTTAAGTAATTATATAGATTAAGGACTACTAAATAAATCTATGTACCTTAGGGATGATGTAATAcaagtaatatacatacatttacacacctaTATCATCTTATtggatgtttacatatgtatgctcATTACATCTTATAATTTTTCCCAAACTACATATCAGACCCATGAGTCATGATCtgtataatagtactaataacaatgactgCAGTAATGTATTTGATAAATGgaagtaatttttatcattgtattaaagaaaaaatgtgagTACAAGGTAAAATGCGATAAGTGATGAGTGCTATAAAATATCCTAAATAAGTTTTGTATGGCACCAGCATATTGTTtgaattcatttacttattaaatTATAATGTTAAATATAAGTTAAGTGTTTTACATTAAAGGTTTCAGTGCCAACCACTCTGAATATGAACTGCAGCACTCAGAGGGTACGAATACATTTTGTTACACTGGTATTTTATTTGTCTCCTCCAATATCATAATGTAAGAAAAAGGTGTTCATaaaagtatacatgtgtatatgtattatataatatatatatatatatatatatatatatatatatatatatatatatatatatatatatatatatatgtatatatatatgtatatatatatgtatatatatatatatgtatatatatatatatatatatatatgtatatatatatatgtatatatatatatatatatatatatatatatatatatatatatatatatataatgtatgtatatcttatacgtataaatgaacacatatgtatgtatatttatgtatatatacacacaaatatgcatgtgtgtgtgtgtgtgtgtgtgtgtgtgtgtgtgtgtgtgtgtgtgtgtgtgtgtgtgtgtgtgtgtgtgtgtgtgtgtgtgtgtgtgtgtgtgtgtgtgtgtgtgtgtgtgtgtacacatatatgtatgtgtacatatatatatatatatatatatatatatatatatatatacacacacacacacacacacacacacacacacacacacacacacacacacacacacacacacacacacatatatatatatatatatatatatatatatatatatatatatatatatatatacatatatatatatatatatgtatgtgtatgtgtatgtgtatgtgtaagtgtatgtgtatgtgtatgtatatgtatatgtatatatgtgtaagtatatatacatgtatatatacatgtatatatacatgtatatatacatgtatatatacatgtatatatacatgtatatgtatatatgtatatatgtatatatatatatatatatatatatatatatatatatatatatatatatatatatatatatatactgattatttgatttttgtgtattaatatatcacaatacatttaatatattattTCTGATTGAGAATTTTCTAAAGTATTTGTTAAAAGacaatattacatgtatatatattatgaaatctAAACACAAATCCAAGATACAAattacatgtatattttcatacaaagacaatataaaattatacagataaaaagtaattattaaaataCAGTTGAAATATCTCctcataaatgtacataaattatAAGAACTGTAACAAtaatttatctatgtacataaatacattaattaGTATTAGCCTACATCCAAACTTGTTTAATCAAATACAGAGCacataaagtaaaataaataacaatcagCATTTCTCCACGGTGTATTACATTACTAATTTCCTTTTacacaataatattaacattacatGAATCTGCTCTGTATGCAGCAGTTACGTCAACATCATTACTCTCATACATCATGCATATACACTTTTGCCATTTACATTCTTCATGCTGTCTGAGGTATGAAGTTACAGAATGTACTCTGCAGTTTAAATACATTTTGATAGCACTACCAACACTATATACATAAAGCCACACTCTTAGAAAATAGATGACTAATGCTCTGCTTGGCACTGGTTGTTTGATTACCTAATCTTGACAACTATCAtaaattatctctttcttcccctcatttTTCCAAGAAGATATGACATAAAGTCTGTTACAATTTTTCCTATAACAATGCTCCATCTTTAAAGGTAAATCTGATCAATTTGAATTTCATCGCTCCATGAGTTCTGTGAGAATATTCCTGAGGTACTGGGGGATGGCACTGATTCCTGGTCAGCACGAGAAACAAGAGGCAGGTACCTGCGTATGTAATTATTTAGAtcattttcttcactttcatGGACAGTAATCCCAAGGCATTTTAGGTTTGGGAGAGCTGCTGCTATCATCTGAGCAACAGGCAAAGATATCTGGCTCAAGATTGGGAGGACTAAAAGTTCAACATTTTTCCATCCTCCAGATTGCACTACTACAGTCAAGGCATCTTCCAGGTCATGGATGGTGGCCCAGGTAAAGTACACTTCACGCAAGTTTACCATGTTGCTATTCAAGAACTTGAATAACCTGACAGAAATATTTTGGTGCAGCTCCAATTTCTCAACTCTTGGGAAGAGCGAATTTTCAAGGTTGGTTGCACCCACACCATCAAACCCAAAGCTAAACATTTTCAATACTAATGTCTTTAAGTGGACACAGGTTTGACTTAGGAGCAAGACATCCTGACTGTCCAGTAGATGGGTTGTGACTTGTAAGTATACAAGCTGTGGTCCATAGCTTGCAAAATTTAGCAATTCAAATTTGCATCCACTACCTAAACTCAAGACCAATATTTTTAACTTAGAAAGTGCTCTTAATGATTTCCCAATaagtttttcattgttattttcagccAAGAGAGATATGACTTCCAGTTTTGGACATAGAATTGACACAATTTGTAAAGTACGCACATTAACTTCTGGATGATCAATGAACAAGCATCGTACAGGTAGAGTTCTATTGTGATAACTGGATTGGTAAATAAAACGAAGAGCATCTCTCAATAAATATTCAGAGCACTGTACATGCTCCAGATCTGGTAGAGACAGTAACAAGAGTGCAATTCCCTTCCCTGAAAATCCAAGCTGATCAACTGTACAATCATATTCATCTGCAAAAACCGAAAAGAGTACACGCCTTAATTTTGTACAGAGAGCCAAGTAGGAAAGTCCGACATCAGTAACTGCATTTGCTGTATCTTCCCGTGCATCTATTATAAGTAACTGGGGGCAATTGATACCCAACACAACCAAAAGATCATCATCCACAAAGGAACCAATTTCTAAGTACTGCAACCTTGTTAAGTGtccaagaaaaggaaggaagttgAAGTACTGCCTCCCCTCAATATCCCCCACTTTGAGGTGTGTTATGGAAGCAACGTTAGTTTTGCACTCACTTTCATTCCAGTAACTCAGTATCTCTTTTATGTTTATAGCATTGATAAACAACTTTCCTTTGGCCACTAGAATCGGTAAAAATAATTCTGTTAGTTTGGGTGACTTGTAGTATTGGCACATATAGGCAATTTCGGCGAGATGTGGCGCCACTGGAAGCAGATACTTGTACGCTGCAGAGACATTGGAGCATCTTTCCACATTCTTCAGCATGCGAGAAATGAAAGATTTGGAGATGTCTTGTAGGCTGAGGATCTTCATATCTTGCCACTAGCCATTAAAGATGTCTGTATCAACCCacaatgtatttatttgtctgtaagaaaaataaaatatttattattacacaAAATACCAAACGTAACATAAATAACATCTTTGAAGTAATTAATTGATAGAACCAAAACTGTTATAGCTGACCATTGTGTACTGATTACTTAGAAATACTTGTAGTACATAAATGACTAAAGTTGTAAAAACTACCAATAGTAATGTTACAATCCAAATGTGAACTAacctatatataacaataaaaagcaGTACCAGATCATTTTCATACTTTAGCCCTACTGCTAAAGTTGTATACTATATACTTCTATCAATTCAATACCAGAGTATATGCTATTGTTGGGAAACTAAATCTTAATAACTGACTGCAGGAGTCTGACAAAGCAGATGACACTGGGGAATTTTCAGCATTTCATAAATCTGCCCTTTGTCAATATTCTCAAAAACTTGACAATATGAAAGGTTAAGGTATACGATAAGACCGGACTAACTTGGAGGTAAATACGACAATCAGAAGGGGGTCTGGGGGTGTAGCCCCAAGCTTAGGAAGGTATACTCAATTGCCACATAAGCTTGTGAATACATGTGTTTTAAGCAAAAGTTTAATATTATAAGATAAAAGTGTGGCTGTACAAAGCAGGTTTTTATTAAGTACTTCTGATGTCTGATAAAACAAAACTGGATTTGTGATAGAGTCACAAAATATGTTTTTACTCCTTTGTCACTGTCAAGTGTGTTTACTAATAAGGTCTTTACATAATTTTATACCTAAGATCTTTTGCAAGCTACACTGCACTTGAAATTAAacaatatgcacatgcatatacacatttgaTTCTATGCTATTGGAAGTAACAAAAACAGAGGAAATTAAGCTTCAGACACTGGTTTTGGATACAATGCTGACATTCaattaacaaagagagagaaaaaaagatgggacAAAGTGACATATGACACCaacgaaaagaaagtaaaatatgtAACAACAGGAAAATACCACATTACTAGCTAGAGAAGATGTGACAGTCCAAGTAGAAATGAAGGGAAATAAACATACTAATTTTACTGCCTAAACACAAAAACTTGTCCCTACCAAATGCACTGActtaaataattgaaaaaaataaaaattcaatcgTATGTTAAAACGTATAAGCTGTGTTTTGGACAAAATCTTACAAGAAATATTTGATAAGTATTCAAATTACCTGCCGTGTCAACAGCTTAGGTAATTTAATCACAACCTTTGTTAGTAGTTCTTAAATTCACGACTTTGATCTTGACAACTCCGCCTGTAAACAAACCAAGCATTCGTTGTTGCGGATTTTTCCCTTCAAATAATATAAATCAAGGTaatta
This genomic interval carries:
- the LOC138866450 gene encoding uncharacterized protein, whose amino-acid sequence is MKILSLQDISKSFISRMLKNVERCSNVSAAYKYLLPVAPHLAEIAYMCQYYKSPKLTELFLPILVAKGKLFINAINIKEILSYWNESECKTNVASITHLKVGDIEGRQYFNFLPFLGHLTRLQYLEIGSFVDDDLLVVLGINCPQLLIIDAREDTANAVTDVGLSYLALCTKLRRVLFSVFADEYDCTVDQLGFSGKGIALLLLSLPDLEHVQCSEYLLRDALRFIYQSSYHNRTLPVRCLFIDHPEVNVRTLQIVSILCPKLEVISLLAENNNEKLIGKSLRALSKLKILVLSLGSGCKFELLNFASYGPQLVYLQVTTHLLDSQDVLLLSQTCVHLKTLVLKMFSFGFDGVGATNLENSLFPRVEKLELHQNISVRLFKFLNSNMVNLREVYFTWATIHDLEDALTVVVQSGGWKNVELLVLPILSQISLPVAQMIAAALPNLKCLGITVHESEENDLNNYIRRYLPLVSRADQESVPSPSTSGIFSQNSWSDEIQIDQIYL